The following are encoded in a window of Rosa chinensis cultivar Old Blush chromosome 4, RchiOBHm-V2, whole genome shotgun sequence genomic DNA:
- the LOC112200478 gene encoding uncharacterized protein LOC112200478 isoform X2, with protein sequence MSFFPSNSQLQTENSISRFQAAVLVGAPSYPNAIAWSDENLIAVASGHLVTILNPATLPFGPRGLITIQNGPPFPIGVIDRRDLFSDCLLPTIISRDHEPCVRSISWSPVGLAPNAGCLLAVCTTQGLVKLYRPPYCDFCAEWIEVADLSAKLYDYLASISFGEVPDCSLVRCDNREIEQGGQSVPTKEGKRRKANISGKSSSNPYSKRYGQEVHTELDSDSNQMEERSSNQIVPSSKSKVKSVKKIQENSTLPQITVDQYATRSAMLSSLVVAWSPILQSRAKISSSPQHGSSLSLLAVGGKSGQVSVWRVSVPECYSVDQSRDPTTLMLIQIIQAHNSWITAVSWALLDSDSSNPQFLLATASYNGSLKIWLAYYEQLLKSSEPNTTSFSLLKEVGTVDMVPVSALSVTVPAQCPQTMHLAVGKGSGFCEVWICNISGQKFHKISPHDGHSQIVTGLAWAFDGKILYSSSQVRNTDVDQLNPMYEARTQKAIVEFFWIGGQQVHVLSNNFLDRDTEAIPGSSEKELVDWETNIIWSLKQFETQDKPLVVWDIATALLAFRRSKPEYVDRVVIKWLSVSSLGSELNSSAENVLLYASRNFSKVTSRQLHLLNIICRRVILLEMKADEINNKLLNMEGVDSAEEEQLTLWINLLLNSERELRERLVGFTFSSFKSRMLASATNSQSRDWFPVGLTQMEQWVELNQDHVQDQLRVLAAEVRKHEQRLQLSNSIAAEKCSYCSASVPFESPEVAFCSKGHKLARCAVSMVVCPTTPIWFCMCCHRRALKMAPETLFAIPGPQCPFCGILLQRLQPDFLLSASLT encoded by the exons ATGTCTTTCTTTCCCTCCAATTCCCAACTCCAAACCGAAAATTCAATTTCACGCTTCCAGGCCGCCGTCCTCGTCGGTGCTCCCTCCTACCCCAACGCCATTGCCTGGTCCGACGAGAACCTCATCGCCGTCGCCTCCGGCCACCTCGTCACTATTCTG AATCCGGCGACACTGCCTTTCGGACCAAGAGGTCTCATCACTATCCAAAACGGACCTCCCTTTCCAATTGGTGTGATAGATAGACGAG ATTTGTTCTCTGATTGCTTGCTGCCTACGATTATCTCAAGGGACCATGAACCCTGTGTTCGATCAATTTCGTGGTCTCCGGTTGGGCTTGCTCCGAATGCTGGCTGCTTGCTGGCTGTCTGCACAACCCAAGGACTTGTCAAGCTTTACCGCCCTCCGTATTGTGATTTCTGTGCCGAATGGATAGAG GTTGCGGATTTATCAGCCAAGCTTTATGATTATCTTGCGAGCATTAGTTTCGGGGAGGTACCAGATTGTTCTTTGGTACGGTGTGAT AACCGTGAAATAGAGCAGGGTGGACAATCTGTCCCTACAAAGGAGGGTAAGAGACGAAAAGCAAACATATCTGGCAAAAG CTCTAGTAACCCTTATTCCAAACGCTATGGACAAGAAGTGCATACG GAGCTTGACAGTGACTCCAACCAGATGGAAGAAAGGAGTTCAAATCAGATTGTTCCATCGTCAAAATCTAAAGTAAAATCTGTCAAGAAGATACAAGAAAACTCTACCCTCCCTCAAATAACTGTGGATCAATATGCTACTCGTAGTGCAATGCTATCATCGCTTGTAGTTGCTTGGTCACCGATACTGCAATCACGTGCCAAAATCAGTTCAAGTCCTCAACATGGTTCATCCCTGTCTTTACTTGCAGTAGGAGGGAAGTCGGGTCAAGTTTCTGTATGGAGAGTTTCTGTACCAGAGTGTTATTCTGTTGACCAAAGCCGGGATCCAACTACGCTGATGCTCATTCAAATCATTCAGGCGCACAATTCATGGATCACAGCAGTTAGTTGGGCTTTGCTTGATTCTGATTCGTCAAATCCTCAATTTCTATTGGCTACAGCAAGTTATAATGGAAG TTTGAAGATCTGGCTGGCATATTATGAACAATTGCTAAAGTCATCGGAACCTAATACCACTTCCTTTTCCTTGTTAAAGGAG GTTGGAACTGTTGATATGGTTCCAGTTTCAGCGCTTTCAGTTACTGTGCCTGCTCAGTGTCCACAGACAATGCACTTGGCAGTTGGCAAAGGTTCTGGCTTTTGTGAAGTGTGGATATGCAACATCTCTGGCCaaaaatttcataaaattaGTCCACATGATGGGCATTCCCAGATT GTTACAGGTTTAGCTTGGGcttttgatgggaaaattttgtACAGCAGCAGCCAG GTTCGTAATACTGATGTTGATCAATTAAATCCAATGTATGAGGCAAG GACTCAAAAGGCCATTGTAGAGTTTTTCTGGATCGGGGGCCAGCAAGTTCATGTTTTGTCAAACAATTTCCTGGATCGTGATACTGAAGCTATTCCTGGCTCTTCTGAGAAGGAATTGGTTGATTGGGAAACCAATATTATATGGTCTTTAAAGCAGTTTGAAACTCAGGATAAGCCTCTTGTTGTTTGGGATATTGCTACAGCATTATTGGCATTTAGGCGATCTAAACCAGAGTATGTAGACCGCGTAGTGATTAAGTGGCTCTCTGTTTCCTCTCTGGGATCTGAGTTGAACTCTTCTGCTGAAAATGTTCTGTTGTATGCCTCCCGAAATTTTTCAAAAGTCACTTCTCGCCAACTACAccttctcaatataatctgtaGACGCGTGATACTATTGGAGATGAAGGCTGATGAGATAAACAACAAACTGCTGAACATGGAAGGAGTGGATAGTGCTGAAGAAGAGCAACTGACTTTGTGGATCAATCTGCTTTTGAACAGTGAAAGAGAACTCCGTGAGAGGCTTGTGGGGTTTAcattttcttctttcaaaaGTCGAATGCTTGCTTCAGCCACAAATTCTCAATCTAGAGATTGGTTTCCTGTTGGGCTGACACAAATGGAGCAGTGGGTTGAGCTTAACCAAGATCATGTGCAGGATCAACTAAGGGTCCTTGCAGCAGAAGTTAGGAAGCATGAGCAGAG GCTCCAATTGAGTAATTCCATAGCAGCAGAGAAGTGTAGCTATTGTTCAGCATCAGTTCCATTCGAATCTCCAGAAGTTGCCTTCTGCAGCAAAGGACAcaaactagcaaggtgtgcCGTTTCTATGGTGGTTTGTCCTACCACTCCCATATGGTTTTGCATGTGTTGTCATAGACGAGCTCTCAAAATGGCGCCAGAGACTCTATTTGCAATCCCTGGTCCACAGTGTCCCTTCTGCGGGATACTGCTGCAGAGACTACAACCGGATTTTCTACTTTCTGCATCACTGACTTAA
- the LOC112200478 gene encoding uncharacterized protein LOC112200478 isoform X1, translating to MSFFPSNSQLQTENSISRFQAAVLVGAPSYPNAIAWSDENLIAVASGHLVTILNPATLPFGPRGLITIQNGPPFPIGVIDRRDLFSDCLLPTIISRDHEPCVRSISWSPVGLAPNAGCLLAVCTTQGLVKLYRPPYCDFCAEWIEVADLSAKLYDYLASISFGEVPDCSLVRCDNREIEQGGQSVPTKEGKRRKANISGKSSSNPYSKRYGQEVHTELDSDSNQMEERSSNQIVPSSKSKVKSVKKIQENSTLPQITVDQYATRSAMLSSLVVAWSPILQSRAKISSSPQHGSSLSLLAVGGKSGQVSVWRVSVPECYSVDQSRDPTTLMLIQIIQAHNSWITAVSWALLDSDSSNPQFLLATASYNGSLKIWLAYYEQLLKSSEPNTTSFSLLKEVGTVDMVPVSALSVTVPAQCPQTMHLAVGKGSGFCEVWICNISGQKFHKISPHDGHSQIVTGLAWAFDGKILYSSSQDNFVRGWILNGSSLCEVPIPSNTPGLRSSTDLPDGFVSCFGVAVSPGNVAIAWVRNTDVDQLNPMYEARTQKAIVEFFWIGGQQVHVLSNNFLDRDTEAIPGSSEKELVDWETNIIWSLKQFETQDKPLVVWDIATALLAFRRSKPEYVDRVVIKWLSVSSLGSELNSSAENVLLYASRNFSKVTSRQLHLLNIICRRVILLEMKADEINNKLLNMEGVDSAEEEQLTLWINLLLNSERELRERLVGFTFSSFKSRMLASATNSQSRDWFPVGLTQMEQWVELNQDHVQDQLRVLAAEVRKHEQRLQLSNSIAAEKCSYCSASVPFESPEVAFCSKGHKLARCAVSMVVCPTTPIWFCMCCHRRALKMAPETLFAIPGPQCPFCGILLQRLQPDFLLSASLT from the exons ATGTCTTTCTTTCCCTCCAATTCCCAACTCCAAACCGAAAATTCAATTTCACGCTTCCAGGCCGCCGTCCTCGTCGGTGCTCCCTCCTACCCCAACGCCATTGCCTGGTCCGACGAGAACCTCATCGCCGTCGCCTCCGGCCACCTCGTCACTATTCTG AATCCGGCGACACTGCCTTTCGGACCAAGAGGTCTCATCACTATCCAAAACGGACCTCCCTTTCCAATTGGTGTGATAGATAGACGAG ATTTGTTCTCTGATTGCTTGCTGCCTACGATTATCTCAAGGGACCATGAACCCTGTGTTCGATCAATTTCGTGGTCTCCGGTTGGGCTTGCTCCGAATGCTGGCTGCTTGCTGGCTGTCTGCACAACCCAAGGACTTGTCAAGCTTTACCGCCCTCCGTATTGTGATTTCTGTGCCGAATGGATAGAG GTTGCGGATTTATCAGCCAAGCTTTATGATTATCTTGCGAGCATTAGTTTCGGGGAGGTACCAGATTGTTCTTTGGTACGGTGTGAT AACCGTGAAATAGAGCAGGGTGGACAATCTGTCCCTACAAAGGAGGGTAAGAGACGAAAAGCAAACATATCTGGCAAAAG CTCTAGTAACCCTTATTCCAAACGCTATGGACAAGAAGTGCATACG GAGCTTGACAGTGACTCCAACCAGATGGAAGAAAGGAGTTCAAATCAGATTGTTCCATCGTCAAAATCTAAAGTAAAATCTGTCAAGAAGATACAAGAAAACTCTACCCTCCCTCAAATAACTGTGGATCAATATGCTACTCGTAGTGCAATGCTATCATCGCTTGTAGTTGCTTGGTCACCGATACTGCAATCACGTGCCAAAATCAGTTCAAGTCCTCAACATGGTTCATCCCTGTCTTTACTTGCAGTAGGAGGGAAGTCGGGTCAAGTTTCTGTATGGAGAGTTTCTGTACCAGAGTGTTATTCTGTTGACCAAAGCCGGGATCCAACTACGCTGATGCTCATTCAAATCATTCAGGCGCACAATTCATGGATCACAGCAGTTAGTTGGGCTTTGCTTGATTCTGATTCGTCAAATCCTCAATTTCTATTGGCTACAGCAAGTTATAATGGAAG TTTGAAGATCTGGCTGGCATATTATGAACAATTGCTAAAGTCATCGGAACCTAATACCACTTCCTTTTCCTTGTTAAAGGAG GTTGGAACTGTTGATATGGTTCCAGTTTCAGCGCTTTCAGTTACTGTGCCTGCTCAGTGTCCACAGACAATGCACTTGGCAGTTGGCAAAGGTTCTGGCTTTTGTGAAGTGTGGATATGCAACATCTCTGGCCaaaaatttcataaaattaGTCCACATGATGGGCATTCCCAGATT GTTACAGGTTTAGCTTGGGcttttgatgggaaaattttgtACAGCAGCAGCCAG GATAATTTTGTACGTGGTTGGATTCTAAATGGAAGTTCCCTGTGTGAAGTACCTATTCCTTCAAATACTCCTGGTCTGAGAAGCTCGACTGAT cttcCAGATGGATTTGTTTCTTGCTTTGGTGTGGCAGTATCCCCTGGAAATGTTGCAATTGCGTGG GTTCGTAATACTGATGTTGATCAATTAAATCCAATGTATGAGGCAAG GACTCAAAAGGCCATTGTAGAGTTTTTCTGGATCGGGGGCCAGCAAGTTCATGTTTTGTCAAACAATTTCCTGGATCGTGATACTGAAGCTATTCCTGGCTCTTCTGAGAAGGAATTGGTTGATTGGGAAACCAATATTATATGGTCTTTAAAGCAGTTTGAAACTCAGGATAAGCCTCTTGTTGTTTGGGATATTGCTACAGCATTATTGGCATTTAGGCGATCTAAACCAGAGTATGTAGACCGCGTAGTGATTAAGTGGCTCTCTGTTTCCTCTCTGGGATCTGAGTTGAACTCTTCTGCTGAAAATGTTCTGTTGTATGCCTCCCGAAATTTTTCAAAAGTCACTTCTCGCCAACTACAccttctcaatataatctgtaGACGCGTGATACTATTGGAGATGAAGGCTGATGAGATAAACAACAAACTGCTGAACATGGAAGGAGTGGATAGTGCTGAAGAAGAGCAACTGACTTTGTGGATCAATCTGCTTTTGAACAGTGAAAGAGAACTCCGTGAGAGGCTTGTGGGGTTTAcattttcttctttcaaaaGTCGAATGCTTGCTTCAGCCACAAATTCTCAATCTAGAGATTGGTTTCCTGTTGGGCTGACACAAATGGAGCAGTGGGTTGAGCTTAACCAAGATCATGTGCAGGATCAACTAAGGGTCCTTGCAGCAGAAGTTAGGAAGCATGAGCAGAG GCTCCAATTGAGTAATTCCATAGCAGCAGAGAAGTGTAGCTATTGTTCAGCATCAGTTCCATTCGAATCTCCAGAAGTTGCCTTCTGCAGCAAAGGACAcaaactagcaaggtgtgcCGTTTCTATGGTGGTTTGTCCTACCACTCCCATATGGTTTTGCATGTGTTGTCATAGACGAGCTCTCAAAATGGCGCCAGAGACTCTATTTGCAATCCCTGGTCCACAGTGTCCCTTCTGCGGGATACTGCTGCAGAGACTACAACCGGATTTTCTACTTTCTGCATCACTGACTTAA
- the LOC112201153 gene encoding protein TIC 22-like, chloroplastic: MNLGNPNNPNAPSPPPPPQLNLQQAFTSLQTHCSGFLHHLSHLPLFNPNPSSLQTHLQSSLSNLQNQAKNAFHAGFSGFDSSKQNPVWARIAVNNKTQFPNSSGDGPGAAMSTEAIEERLAGVPVYALSNAAEEFVLVSGASSGKSLGLFCFKKEDAESLLEHIRVMDPGMRSGSKVVAVALNKVFQLKVDGVAFRLIPESSQVKNALKEKEKEKGGSSDNGFFGVPVFQSRSLILRSQSKSYRPVFFRKEDLENSLSRASREQNQLNPLLRPGDIQVAVLEDVIKGMKEGSTSVWDDVVFIPPGFDISTDPTKQQADAAK, encoded by the exons ATGAACTTGGGCAACCCCAATAACCCAAATGCTCCCTCACCGCCACCCCCACCTCAACTCAACCTCCAACAAGCCTTCACCTCCCTCCAAACCCACTGCTCTGGTTTCCTCCACCACCTCTCTCATCTCCCTCTCTTCAACCCCAACCCTTCTTCTCTCCAAACCCACCTCCAATCATCCCTCTCCAACCTCCAAAACCAAGCCAAAAACGCATTCCATgccgggttttcgggctttGATTCCTCCAAGCAGAACCCAGTTTGGGCTCGAATTGCTgtaaacaacaaaacccagttCCCGAATTCTAGTGGCGATGGGCCCGGAGCTGCCATGTCGACCGAGGCCATCGAGGAGCGGCTGGCCGGCGTGCCGGTTTATGCTCTGAGCAATGCGGCTGAGGAATTCGTGTTGGTTTCGGGTGCTTCGAGCGGGAAGAGTCTTGGGTTGTTTTGTTTCAAGAAGGAGGACGCGGAGTCACTGCTTGAGCATATTAGAGTTATGGACCCCGGAATGCGAAGCGGGTCCAAAGTTGTGGCTGTGGCTTTGAATAAG GTTTTCCAGCTCAAGGTTGATGGGGTGGCCTTCAGGTTGATTCCTGAGTCTTCTCAAGTCAAGAATGCGCTTAAG gagaaggagaaggagaagggtgGATCTTCTGATAATGGCTTTTTTGGGGTGCCAGTTTTCCAG TCGAGGAGCTTGATTCTAAGAAGCCAAAGCAAGAGCTATCGTCCAGTATTTTTCAGGAAG GAGGATTTAGAAAACTCGCTATCAAGAGCTTCTCGTGAGCAGAATCAATTAAATCCTTTACTTAGACCAGGGGACATTCAG GTTGCTGTTCTCGAGGATGTAATAAAGGGGATGAAG GAGGGTTCTACATCGGTCTGGGATGACGTTGTTTTTATCCCTCCTGGATTTGATATCTCTACTGATCCCACCAAGCAACAGGCAGATGCTGCAAAATAG